A stretch of the Bartonella henselae str. Houston-1 genome encodes the following:
- a CDS encoding RNA polymerase factor sigma-32: MGNLSNAVYKNSKNYSDADKSLGRNMMRSAMQAPYLERQKEHDLALRWKDKRDDEAMHQIAAAHMRLVIAIANRFKRFKMPLGDLVQEGYVGLLEAAARFEPDREVRFSTYATWWIRASIQDYILRNWSIVRGGTSSSQKALFFNLRRLRAKLVQDDSALSKQDIFRSIAEKLGVSVRDVETMDFRFSSSDNSLSVSVSENSDNPVAKMDALVDDSPLPDALIEQVIDGQRRTQWLYDALQILNERELEIIRFRRLNEEGATLEVLGEKLGISKERVRQIEARALQKLRSALLTVNPADAYDV, from the coding sequence ATGGGTAATCTTTCAAATGCTGTTTACAAAAATAGTAAAAATTATAGCGATGCAGACAAAAGTTTGGGACGCAATATGATGCGTTCTGCTATGCAGGCGCCTTATCTTGAACGGCAAAAAGAGCATGATTTGGCTCTGCGATGGAAAGACAAACGCGATGATGAAGCTATGCATCAAATTGCAGCTGCTCATATGCGTTTGGTGATTGCGATTGCTAACCGTTTTAAACGTTTCAAAATGCCATTGGGGGATTTGGTACAAGAAGGCTATGTGGGGTTGTTGGAAGCTGCTGCACGTTTTGAACCTGATCGCGAGGTACGTTTTTCAACTTATGCAACATGGTGGATTCGCGCTTCTATCCAAGATTATATTTTACGCAATTGGTCAATCGTTCGAGGAGGAACCAGTTCTTCACAAAAGGCACTTTTCTTTAATCTGCGTCGTTTGCGGGCAAAATTGGTGCAAGATGATAGCGCTCTTTCAAAACAAGATATCTTCCGTAGCATTGCTGAAAAGCTTGGCGTTTCCGTGCGTGATGTTGAAACAATGGATTTCCGTTTTTCAAGTTCTGATAATTCCTTGAGCGTTTCTGTTTCTGAAAATAGTGATAATCCTGTTGCCAAAATGGATGCTCTTGTGGATGATAGTCCTCTACCTGATGCTTTAATTGAACAAGTGATTGATGGTCAAAGGCGCACACAATGGCTTTATGATGCGTTACAAATTCTCAATGAACGGGAATTGGAAATTATTCGTTTCCGACGCTTAAATGAAGAAGGTGCTACTTTAGAAGTTTTAGGTGAAAAGTTAGGAATCTCAAAAGAGCGGGTGCGCCAAATTGAAGCGCGGGCTTTACAAAAGCTGCGTTCTGCCTTGCTTACTGTTAATCCAGCAGATGCTTATGATGTGTAA
- the fdxA gene encoding ferredoxin FdxA gives MAYVVTDNCIHCKYTDCVEVCPVDCFYEGENMLVIHPDECIDCGVCEPECPAEAIKPDTEPGLEKWLELNLQYANKWPNLTTRKDPLPQAKEMDGIPDKLEKYFSENPGSGE, from the coding sequence TTGGCCTATGTAGTAACTGATAACTGCATTCATTGCAAATATACTGATTGCGTTGAAGTTTGCCCTGTTGATTGTTTTTATGAAGGTGAAAACATGCTTGTCATTCATCCCGATGAATGTATCGATTGTGGTGTGTGTGAACCAGAATGCCCTGCAGAAGCCATTAAACCGGATACAGAGCCGGGGCTAGAAAAATGGCTAGAGCTCAATCTTCAATATGCAAACAAATGGCCTAATTTAACCACCAGAAAAGATCCTCTTCCTCAAGCAAAAGAAATGGATGGCATTCCGGATAAATTAGAAAAGTATTTTTCAGAAAATCCAGGAAGCGGAGAATAA
- a CDS encoding CarD family transcriptional regulator has translation MASQHGTSSNAKGFSTSEYIVYPTHGVGQIIAIEDQEVAGHKLKLFVIHFAKDKMDVKVPIAKAISVGMRKLSAVDSVERALKILHGKARVKRTMWSRRAQEYDAKINSGDLICIAEVVRDLFRSDLQPEQSYSERQLYIAALERMAREIAVINSLSETEAINLIEMHLSQKPKRQFKTKRDEVNANSEAVYAA, from the coding sequence ATGGCATCCCAACATGGAACGTCCTCCAATGCTAAAGGATTTTCAACTTCTGAATATATTGTCTACCCTACCCATGGAGTAGGGCAAATTATAGCAATTGAAGATCAAGAAGTTGCAGGACATAAATTAAAGCTTTTCGTCATTCATTTTGCGAAAGATAAAATGGATGTTAAAGTGCCAATTGCAAAAGCCATTTCTGTTGGAATGCGCAAATTATCTGCTGTCGATTCCGTTGAACGTGCATTGAAAATCTTACATGGAAAAGCGCGAGTTAAACGAACCATGTGGTCACGCCGCGCTCAAGAATATGATGCGAAAATTAATTCAGGAGATCTTATTTGTATCGCTGAAGTCGTACGCGATCTTTTTCGTTCAGATCTACAGCCTGAACAATCTTATTCCGAGCGTCAACTCTATATCGCTGCACTTGAAAGGATGGCCCGTGAGATTGCCGTTATTAATAGTCTTTCTGAAACAGAGGCTATCAATCTCATAGAAATGCATCTCTCCCAAAAGCCAAAGCGTCAATTTAAAACTAAGAGAGATGAGGTAAATGCAAACAGCGAAGCTGTCTATGCCGCATAA
- the rpmF gene encoding 50S ribosomal protein L32 yields the protein MAVPKRKTSPSKRGMRRSADALKAPTYIEDKNSGELRRPHHIDLKTGMYRGRSVLPAKD from the coding sequence ATGGCTGTACCTAAACGAAAAACCTCTCCATCGAAGCGGGGTATGCGCCGTTCGGCTGATGCCCTTAAAGCGCCGACTTATATCGAGGATAAAAATTCTGGTGAACTGCGTCGTCCTCATCACATCGATTTGAAAACCGGAATGTATCGCGGACGTTCAGTGTTGCCTGCTAAAGATTGA
- a CDS encoding polyprenyl synthetase family protein — MHEFITLLAKHAHSVEKRLATLLSDQVQNGEIARPEILLKAMRYGVLNGGKRLRPFLVIQSCALFDIPIEYSLNVASALECIHCYSLIHDDLPAMDNDTLRRGQPTVHIAFDEATAILAGNALLTFAFEIIAHKTSELSFETRIRLITALAQASGLGGMIGGQMLDLEAEKKPQESKDITTLQHMKTATLISFACQAGAIIGNASQELTEKLAAFGTYLGLAFQLTDDLLDVTASTKVLGKTAGKDETAHKATFIRLYGIEETQKKRDELIAQAEALLLPFGAKATPLQQAARFSATRKN, encoded by the coding sequence ATGCATGAATTTATAACCCTTCTTGCAAAACACGCCCACAGTGTTGAAAAACGACTTGCCACACTGTTAAGTGATCAAGTCCAAAATGGTGAAATTGCTCGTCCTGAAATTTTACTCAAAGCCATGCGTTACGGTGTGCTCAATGGTGGAAAACGGCTACGTCCTTTTCTTGTTATTCAAAGTTGTGCACTTTTTGACATCCCTATCGAATACTCTCTCAACGTTGCAAGTGCTTTAGAATGTATCCATTGTTATTCTCTGATTCATGATGATCTTCCCGCCATGGATAACGATACACTCCGACGCGGACAACCCACCGTTCACATAGCATTTGATGAAGCCACAGCAATTCTAGCCGGCAACGCCCTTTTGACTTTCGCTTTTGAAATCATTGCCCACAAAACTAGTGAACTCTCTTTTGAAACCAGAATCAGGCTGATCACCGCTCTTGCACAAGCGTCAGGACTTGGTGGCATGATAGGCGGACAAATGCTTGACCTTGAAGCAGAAAAAAAACCACAAGAAAGCAAAGATATCACGACTCTCCAACACATGAAAACAGCGACTCTTATAAGCTTTGCTTGCCAAGCAGGAGCGATCATCGGCAATGCTTCCCAAGAATTGACCGAAAAACTTGCTGCTTTTGGAACATATCTTGGCTTAGCCTTTCAATTAACAGATGATCTTCTTGATGTCACTGCCAGCACTAAAGTTTTAGGCAAAACCGCTGGAAAAGATGAAACAGCGCACAAAGCCACTTTTATTCGTCTTTATGGTATTGAAGAAACACAAAAAAAACGAGACGAACTCATCGCTCAAGCAGAAGCGCTTCTTCTCCCTTTTGGCGCCAAAGCAACACCACTCCAACAAGCCGCTCGTTTTAGTGCAACACGCAAAAATTAA
- a CDS encoding ThiF family adenylyltransferase, whose translation MGNIEKACCLFERTDLVISAVDNPRSDFFHLMSEAAVNVRVPLLYVGSATVNALVRPLIIPGKTRCYACVNQNHMKGVSEFEFVKNIKQNSMNTLIDPYNAVAGSLAALEAVKYLTDFDKCQIIEKTLFIDFSRYKIDRTEDPYSGYCYICKKV comes from the coding sequence ATAGGTAATATAGAAAAAGCATGCTGTCTCTTCGAAAGAACTGATCTTGTTATATCTGCTGTAGATAATCCAAGATCAGATTTTTTTCATTTGATGAGTGAAGCTGCTGTCAATGTGAGGGTGCCGCTCTTATATGTCGGTTCGGCTACGGTAAATGCTCTTGTTCGGCCACTTATTATTCCAGGTAAAACCAGATGTTATGCATGTGTGAATCAGAATCATATGAAGGGTGTTAGTGAGTTTGAGTTTGTTAAGAATATTAAGCAAAACTCTATGAATACTTTGATAGATCCTTATAATGCGGTTGCTGGTTCTTTGGCTGCTCTTGAGGCCGTAAAATATTTAACGGATTTTGACAAATGTCAAATTATAGAAAAAACATTATTTATTGATTTTTCCAGATATAAAATTGATAGGACTGAAGATCCGTATAGCGGCTACTGCTATATTTGTAAAAAAGTGTAA
- a CDS encoding ThiF family adenylyltransferase, producing the protein MKDAKITIVGLGGCGSYVFYTLSAMGIGHIKSYDFDIVEESNLSKQILYKVT; encoded by the coding sequence TTGAAAGATGCTAAAATAACTATAGTTGGTTTGGGTGGATGCGGAAGCTATGTTTTTTATACATTATCTGCAATGGGTATCGGGCATATTAAAAGCTATGATTTTGATATTGTAGAAGAATCAAATTTGTCTAAGCAAATACTCTACAAAGTGACTTAG